A region from the Linepithema humile isolate Giens D197 chromosome 1, Lhum_UNIL_v1.0, whole genome shotgun sequence genome encodes:
- the LOC136997174 gene encoding THAP domain-containing protein 1-like isoform X1, whose protein sequence is MPFKCAVLNCKSTAAYRKKNDKISFFKFPISIPYLLEQWIIAINRTNWIPTSSSRICQFHFTDSDFANTSKVRRLKADIIPTQNLYDQSSDKDSNSNKCNSENLDVQTLSETDITAQYDTADTTYNTIQLDSNECNSENLDVQTLSETDITAQYDTADTTYNTIQLGLTESQKRESTNILQKTNIKCRKLEDENKKLKAMISSLTQDYEKQLNNQADMFKTFIEKEKKNWKEKLVFEKNKIKLLNRKTNRKEIQIDNLIHKLKDSKTINDETYDMLSSDLGKVSSEIFKNDHKNKNKQKGRRYSEDIKRFALTLHYHSPKAYGYCRTIFKLPHPSSMRNWMSNINIGPGF, encoded by the exons ATGCCATTTAAATGTGctgttttaaattgcaaaagcaCAGCAGCatacagaaagaaaaatgacaaaatctctttctttaa atttccTATAAGTATACCTTATTTATTGGAACAATGGATAATAGCAATTAATAGAACAAATTGGATACCAACATCATCAAGCCGTATTTGCCAATTTCATTTTACTGATAGTGATTTTGCAAATACATCAAAAGTGAGAAGATTAAAAGCAGATATTATACCCactcaaaatttatatgatcaAAGTTCTGATAAAGATTCAA attcaaataaatgtaatagcGAGAATCTGGATGTCCAAACTTTAAGTGAAACAGATATTACTGCACAATATGATACTGCTGATACAACATACAATACGATACAGCTAG atTCAAATGAATGTAATAGCGAGAATCTGGATGTCCAAACTTTAAGTGAAACAGATATTACTGCACAATATGATACTGCTGATACAACATACAATACAATACAGCTAG GCTTAACAGAATCTCAAAAACGTGaatctacaaatatattacaaaagacAAACATAAAATGTCGTAAACTggaagatgaaaataaaaaactgaaagcAATGATCAGTTCCTTAACACAAGattatgaaaaacaattaaacaatCAAGCAGATatgtttaaaacttttatagaaaaagaaaaaaaaaattggaaagaaaagcttgttttcgaaaaaaataaaataaaattattaaatagaaaaacaaatagaaaagaaatacaaattgataacttgatacataaattaaaagattcaaaaaCAATTAATGATGAAACGTATGATATGTTAAGTTCTGATTTGGGTAAAGTAtcttctgaaatatttaaaaatgatcataaaaataaaaataaacaaaaaggaCGACGTTATTCCGAAGATATTAAAAGGTTTGCATTGACCTTACATTATCATTCTCCAAAAGCTTACGGGTATTGTAG aacaattttcaaattgccACATCCATCATCTATGCGAAATTGGATGTCCAATATAAATATAGGACCTggattttaa
- the LOC136997174 gene encoding THAP domain-containing protein 1-like isoform X2 has protein sequence MPFKCAVLNCKSTAAYRKKNDKISFFKFPISIPYLLEQWIIAINRTNWIPTSSSRICQFHFTDSDFANTSKVRRLKADIIPTQNLYDQSSDKDSNSNKCNSENLDVQTLSETDITAQYDTADTTYNTIQLDSNECNSENLDVQTLSETDITAQYDTADTTYNTIQLGLTESQKRESTNILQKTNIKCRKLEDENKKLKAMISSLTQDYEKQLNNQADMFKTFIEKEKKNWKEKLVFEKNKIKLLNRKTNRKEIQIDNLIHKLKDSKTINDETYDMLSSDLGKVSSEIFKNDHKNKNKQKGRRYSEDIKRTIFKLPHPSSMRNWMSNINIGPGF, from the exons ATGCCATTTAAATGTGctgttttaaattgcaaaagcaCAGCAGCatacagaaagaaaaatgacaaaatctctttctttaa atttccTATAAGTATACCTTATTTATTGGAACAATGGATAATAGCAATTAATAGAACAAATTGGATACCAACATCATCAAGCCGTATTTGCCAATTTCATTTTACTGATAGTGATTTTGCAAATACATCAAAAGTGAGAAGATTAAAAGCAGATATTATACCCactcaaaatttatatgatcaAAGTTCTGATAAAGATTCAA attcaaataaatgtaatagcGAGAATCTGGATGTCCAAACTTTAAGTGAAACAGATATTACTGCACAATATGATACTGCTGATACAACATACAATACGATACAGCTAG atTCAAATGAATGTAATAGCGAGAATCTGGATGTCCAAACTTTAAGTGAAACAGATATTACTGCACAATATGATACTGCTGATACAACATACAATACAATACAGCTAG GCTTAACAGAATCTCAAAAACGTGaatctacaaatatattacaaaagacAAACATAAAATGTCGTAAACTggaagatgaaaataaaaaactgaaagcAATGATCAGTTCCTTAACACAAGattatgaaaaacaattaaacaatCAAGCAGATatgtttaaaacttttatagaaaaagaaaaaaaaaattggaaagaaaagcttgttttcgaaaaaaataaaataaaattattaaatagaaaaacaaatagaaaagaaatacaaattgataacttgatacataaattaaaagattcaaaaaCAATTAATGATGAAACGTATGATATGTTAAGTTCTGATTTGGGTAAAGTAtcttctgaaatatttaaaaatgatcataaaaataaaaataaacaaaaaggaCGACGTTATTCCGAAGATATTAAAAG aacaattttcaaattgccACATCCATCATCTATGCGAAATTGGATGTCCAATATAAATATAGGACCTggattttaa
- the LOC136997174 gene encoding THAP domain-containing protein 1-like isoform X3 has product MPFKCAVLNCKSTAAYRKKNDKISFFKFPISIPYLLEQWIIAINRTNWIPTSSSRICQFHFTDSDFANTSKVRRLKADIIPTQNLYDQSSDKDSNSNECNSENLDVQTLSETDITAQYDTADTTYNTIQLGLTESQKRESTNILQKTNIKCRKLEDENKKLKAMISSLTQDYEKQLNNQADMFKTFIEKEKKNWKEKLVFEKNKIKLLNRKTNRKEIQIDNLIHKLKDSKTINDETYDMLSSDLGKVSSEIFKNDHKNKNKQKGRRYSEDIKRFALTLHYHSPKAYGYCRTIFKLPHPSSMRNWMSNINIGPGF; this is encoded by the exons ATGCCATTTAAATGTGctgttttaaattgcaaaagcaCAGCAGCatacagaaagaaaaatgacaaaatctctttctttaa atttccTATAAGTATACCTTATTTATTGGAACAATGGATAATAGCAATTAATAGAACAAATTGGATACCAACATCATCAAGCCGTATTTGCCAATTTCATTTTACTGATAGTGATTTTGCAAATACATCAAAAGTGAGAAGATTAAAAGCAGATATTATACCCactcaaaatttatatgatcaAAGTTCTGATAAAGATTCAA atTCAAATGAATGTAATAGCGAGAATCTGGATGTCCAAACTTTAAGTGAAACAGATATTACTGCACAATATGATACTGCTGATACAACATACAATACAATACAGCTAG GCTTAACAGAATCTCAAAAACGTGaatctacaaatatattacaaaagacAAACATAAAATGTCGTAAACTggaagatgaaaataaaaaactgaaagcAATGATCAGTTCCTTAACACAAGattatgaaaaacaattaaacaatCAAGCAGATatgtttaaaacttttatagaaaaagaaaaaaaaaattggaaagaaaagcttgttttcgaaaaaaataaaataaaattattaaatagaaaaacaaatagaaaagaaatacaaattgataacttgatacataaattaaaagattcaaaaaCAATTAATGATGAAACGTATGATATGTTAAGTTCTGATTTGGGTAAAGTAtcttctgaaatatttaaaaatgatcataaaaataaaaataaacaaaaaggaCGACGTTATTCCGAAGATATTAAAAGGTTTGCATTGACCTTACATTATCATTCTCCAAAAGCTTACGGGTATTGTAG aacaattttcaaattgccACATCCATCATCTATGCGAAATTGGATGTCCAATATAAATATAGGACCTggattttaa
- the LOC136997175 gene encoding uncharacterized protein isoform X2: MKNSRSVRLFIRFATYVHFGSCWKEIKSNVVIENETGGNSTIEESTYEKENIDENLEEHIDIDKLDEDLISAVKERLYDFRIPVKERGRKQKDSLWQEVSVRLKGLYTATEAEKRWTYLKDCYRKARNIFKKKQSIVQKSGAAGISKKYEMKPSFRHYNVMNFLNDMLEYRQTVTSLRSMCEEQASSCNSIPFTSTSSVDDVLTPITDDNTSTSLSPVLPKSRKKKRIDLDEYEEALIHSLTQNAEPNPIDGFVSRLAEGLHRLSYKLRSKLEIEFLSRIIINSYLK, from the exons ATGAAAAATTCGCGAAGTGTCCGTTTGTTTATTCGTTTTGCAACGTACGTGCATTTTGGAAGCTGTTGgaaggaaataaaaagcaatgtCGTCATCG AGAATGAGACTGGTGGAAATAGCACTATTGAAGAAAGTACCtacgagaaagaaaatattgatgaaaatcTTGAGGAACACATTGATATCGATAAACTAGATGAAGATTTAATAAGTGCAGTAAAAGAAAGATTATATGATTTTCGCATACCGGTGAAAGAGCGAGGAAGGAAACAAAAAGACAGCTTATGGCAAGAAGTCAGCGTACGTTTGAAAg GTTTATATACCGCTACTGAAGCGGAAAAACGATGGACCTATTTAAAAGATTGTTATAGGAAagcaagaaatatatttaaaaaaaaacaaagtattgTGCAAAAAAGTGGTGCGGCTGgtatatcaaaaaaatatgaaatgaaaCCGTCCTTTCGTCACtacaatgtaatgaattttttaaatgatatgtTGGAATATCGACA aaCCGTAACGTCTTTAAGATCAATGTGTGAAGAGCAAGCTTCAAGTTGCAACAGCATTCCTTTCACATCAACAAGCAGCGTGGATGATGTTCTGACTCCTATCACTGATGATAATACTTCCACATCACTGTCTCCAGTCTTACCGAAATCACGAA aaaaaaagaggattGATTTAGACGAATATGAAGAAGCTCTTATTCATTCTTTGACACAAAATGCAGAACCTAATCCTATAGATGGATTCGTGTCACGTTTGGCAGAAGGTCTACATAGACTGTCTTATAAATTACGGTCTAAATTAGAAATAGAATTCTTATCaagaattattatcaattcttatcttaaataa
- the LOC136997175 gene encoding kinesin-related protein 8-like isoform X1, whose protein sequence is MSSSEKFKCGYCGWIIWRDKSGQISHGCFGKCKELLMDKDKNLFRNENETGGNSTIEESTYEKENIDENLEEHIDIDKLDEDLISAVKERLYDFRIPVKERGRKQKDSLWQEVSVRLKGLYTATEAEKRWTYLKDCYRKARNIFKKKQSIVQKSGAAGISKKYEMKPSFRHYNVMNFLNDMLEYRQTVTSLRSMCEEQASSCNSIPFTSTSSVDDVLTPITDDNTSTSLSPVLPKSRKKKRIDLDEYEEALIHSLTQNAEPNPIDGFVSRLAEGLHRLSYKLRSKLEIEFLSRIIINSYLK, encoded by the exons atgtCGTCATCG gAGAAATTCAAATGTGGATATTGTGGCTGGATTATTTGGCGTGATAAAAGTGGACAGATTTCACATGGTTGCTTTGGAAAgtgtaaagaattattaatggataaggataaaaatctttttagaaATG AGAATGAGACTGGTGGAAATAGCACTATTGAAGAAAGTACCtacgagaaagaaaatattgatgaaaatcTTGAGGAACACATTGATATCGATAAACTAGATGAAGATTTAATAAGTGCAGTAAAAGAAAGATTATATGATTTTCGCATACCGGTGAAAGAGCGAGGAAGGAAACAAAAAGACAGCTTATGGCAAGAAGTCAGCGTACGTTTGAAAg GTTTATATACCGCTACTGAAGCGGAAAAACGATGGACCTATTTAAAAGATTGTTATAGGAAagcaagaaatatatttaaaaaaaaacaaagtattgTGCAAAAAAGTGGTGCGGCTGgtatatcaaaaaaatatgaaatgaaaCCGTCCTTTCGTCACtacaatgtaatgaattttttaaatgatatgtTGGAATATCGACA aaCCGTAACGTCTTTAAGATCAATGTGTGAAGAGCAAGCTTCAAGTTGCAACAGCATTCCTTTCACATCAACAAGCAGCGTGGATGATGTTCTGACTCCTATCACTGATGATAATACTTCCACATCACTGTCTCCAGTCTTACCGAAATCACGAA aaaaaaagaggattGATTTAGACGAATATGAAGAAGCTCTTATTCATTCTTTGACACAAAATGCAGAACCTAATCCTATAGATGGATTCGTGTCACGTTTGGCAGAAGGTCTACATAGACTGTCTTATAAATTACGGTCTAAATTAGAAATAGAATTCTTATCaagaattattatcaattcttatcttaaataa